A portion of the Pseudomonas sp. GR 6-02 genome contains these proteins:
- a CDS encoding DUF3509 domain-containing protein — protein MDNPFQLITDAFAADYQINLSIQGLDGSIMLTLSNAGRVVAKRMISAEQRNDPKRLKRLVQSIQFGIAIEQGQCAVAILEAMTDGDNRKLPPPQAKARPRPEIGY, from the coding sequence ATGGACAACCCTTTTCAGCTCATTACCGATGCTTTTGCAGCGGATTATCAAATCAACCTGAGCATCCAGGGCCTGGACGGCAGCATCATGCTGACCCTCTCCAACGCTGGCCGCGTGGTGGCTAAACGGATGATCAGCGCCGAACAACGCAATGACCCCAAGCGCCTCAAACGCCTGGTGCAAAGCATTCAATTCGGCATCGCCATCGAACAGGGTCAATGCGCCGTGGCCATCCTCGAAGCCATGACCGACGGCGACAACCGTAAGCTGCCGCCGCCACAGGCCAAAGCCCGGCCCCGACCTGAAATCGGGTATTAA
- a CDS encoding alpha-ketoacid dehydrogenase subunit beta: MSNGKVTLLEAVNLALHRAMREDENVIILGEDVGVNGGVFRATLGLRDSFGFKRVIDSPLAETMIGGLAVGMAAQGLKPVVEIQFMGFIYATMEHLVSHASRMRNRTRGRLTCPMVLRSPMGAGIRAPEHHSESTEALFAHIPGLRVVIPSSPARAYGLLLAAIDDPDPVIFLEPTRLYRMNPQPLLDDGKRLPLDSCFTLREGSDITLISWGASVMETLQAATALAEQGISAEVIDVASIKPLDLDTMEASVRKTGRCVIVHEAPRSCGVGAEIAASLYERVFLQLQAPIQRVTAPDIPPPLYRLESLYMPGVEDILHACDTVLRHA, encoded by the coding sequence ATGAGTAACGGCAAGGTAACGCTGCTGGAGGCGGTGAATCTGGCGTTGCATCGGGCCATGCGCGAGGACGAGAACGTTATCATCCTCGGTGAAGACGTCGGGGTGAACGGTGGCGTGTTTCGCGCCACGCTGGGCCTGCGCGACAGCTTTGGTTTCAAGCGGGTAATCGATTCGCCGCTGGCCGAAACCATGATCGGCGGGCTGGCAGTGGGCATGGCGGCCCAAGGCTTGAAACCGGTGGTGGAAATCCAGTTCATGGGGTTTATCTACGCCACCATGGAGCACCTGGTGTCCCACGCCAGTCGCATGCGCAACCGCACGCGCGGGCGGCTCACCTGCCCGATGGTGCTGCGCTCGCCGATGGGCGCAGGGATTCGTGCGCCGGAACATCACAGCGAAAGCACCGAAGCACTGTTCGCGCACATTCCGGGGTTGCGGGTGGTGATCCCGTCCTCGCCGGCCCGGGCCTATGGTTTGTTGCTCGCGGCCATCGACGACCCGGACCCGGTGATCTTTCTCGAACCGACCCGACTCTATCGCATGAACCCGCAACCGTTGTTGGATGACGGCAAACGCCTGCCGCTGGACAGCTGTTTCACCCTGCGCGAAGGCAGCGACATCACCTTGATCAGTTGGGGCGCCAGTGTGATGGAAACCCTGCAAGCCGCTACGGCGTTGGCCGAGCAGGGCATCTCGGCGGAAGTGATCGATGTCGCCAGCATCAAACCGTTGGACCTCGACACGATGGAGGCCTCGGTGCGCAAGACCGGTCGCTGCGTGATCGTGCATGAGGCGCCGCGCTCCTGCGGGGTCGGCGCGGAAATCGCCGCCAGTCTCTACGAACGGGTGTTTCTGCAGTTGCAGGCACCGATCCAGCGAGTCACCGCGCCGGACATCCCGCCACCGCTGTATCGACTGGAATCGCTGTACATGCCTGGCGTCGAGGACATTCTTCACGCCTGTGACACCGTGTTGCGCCACGCCTGA
- a CDS encoding serine/threonine transporter has product MTDVRTPAADNPAVDLTRNNEITHKGWSKHDTTWMLGLYGTAIGAGTLFLPINAGVGGFWPLLILAVLAFPMTFFAHRGLTRFVLSGRSGDITEVVEEHFGIGAGKLITLLYFFAIFPILLVYSVALTNTLSSLMEHQLHMTPPPRAILSLGLILGLMAIVRCGQGVIVKCMSVLVYPFVAALLLLGISLIPNWNGAFFATASEGMPLPLFFKTLWLAIPVMVFSFNHSPIISAFAVDQKQHYGKQAERKSSGILAIAHAMMVVTVMFFCFSCVLALSPADLAAAKAQNISILSYLANHFQTPVIAYAAPLIALVAITKSFLGHYIGASEGFQGLIVKSLRGRGRVASAGWLNRLTALFMILSCWAVATFNPSILGMIETLGGPIIACLLFLMPMYAIRRVPALRQYSGQASNVFVVLVGLIALSAIIYSFMP; this is encoded by the coding sequence ATGACCGATGTACGTACACCTGCTGCCGATAATCCCGCTGTAGACCTCACACGCAATAACGAAATAACCCACAAAGGCTGGAGTAAACACGACACCACCTGGATGCTTGGCCTCTATGGCACAGCGATTGGCGCCGGCACGCTGTTTTTGCCGATCAACGCCGGCGTGGGTGGTTTCTGGCCGCTGCTGATCCTGGCAGTGCTGGCGTTTCCGATGACATTCTTTGCACACCGCGGTCTGACTCGTTTCGTGTTGTCCGGCCGTTCCGGGGACATCACTGAAGTGGTGGAAGAACACTTCGGCATCGGTGCCGGCAAGCTGATCACGCTGCTGTATTTCTTCGCGATTTTCCCGATTCTGCTGGTGTACAGCGTAGCGCTGACCAATACCCTGAGCAGCCTCATGGAGCACCAGTTGCACATGACGCCACCGCCTCGGGCGATCCTGTCACTGGGGTTGATTCTCGGCCTGATGGCCATCGTCCGTTGTGGTCAGGGCGTCATCGTCAAGTGCATGAGTGTGCTGGTTTACCCGTTCGTCGCGGCATTGCTGCTACTGGGCATCAGCCTGATCCCGAACTGGAACGGCGCGTTCTTCGCCACCGCCAGTGAAGGCATGCCGCTGCCGCTGTTCTTCAAGACCTTGTGGCTGGCGATCCCGGTGATGGTGTTCTCGTTCAACCATTCGCCGATCATTTCCGCTTTCGCCGTCGATCAGAAGCAGCATTACGGCAAGCAAGCCGAACGCAAAAGCAGCGGCATTCTGGCGATTGCTCACGCCATGATGGTCGTCACGGTGATGTTCTTTTGCTTCAGCTGCGTGCTGGCGTTGTCCCCGGCTGATTTGGCCGCGGCGAAGGCGCAGAACATTTCGATCCTGTCGTACCTGGCCAACCACTTCCAGACGCCGGTCATCGCTTACGCCGCGCCGCTGATTGCACTGGTGGCAATCACCAAATCCTTCCTGGGCCATTACATCGGCGCCAGCGAAGGCTTTCAGGGCCTGATCGTGAAAAGCCTGCGTGGCCGTGGTCGAGTCGCCTCCGCCGGCTGGCTGAACCGCCTCACAGCGCTGTTCATGATCCTCAGTTGCTGGGCCGTGGCGACCTTCAACCCGAGCATCCTGGGCATGATCGAAACCCTCGGCGGGCCGATCATCGCCTGCCTGTTGTTCCTGATGCCGATGTACGCCATCCGCCGCGTGCCGGCCTTGCGCCAGTACTCGGGCCAGGCCTCGAACGTGTTCGTGGTGTTGGTCGGTCTGATTGCACTGTCTGCGATCATCTATTCATTTATGCCCTGA
- a CDS encoding L-serine ammonia-lyase codes for MAISVFDLFKVGIGPSSSHTVGPMRAAATFAQALIEQNLLAAVRRVEIRLYGSLSATGVGHATDRACVMGLMGEWPDSIDPTTIDSRIQHLRETGKLSLAGKATIAFNWQHDLLLLDESLPYHPNAMSLTAFGETGELFEQTYYSVGGGFIIDAAEAESGIAPASDVVLPYDFSSAAELLKLCKQHGLRVSELMMANELAWRSEAEVRQGLLHIWSVMRECVEQGLRHEGILPGGLNVPRRAAKLHRSLLEIGKPNVISSTLSAMEWVNLFALAVNEENAAGGRMVTAPTNGAAGIIPAVLHYYMKFNPDASDDDVVAFFLGAAAVGILCKKNASISGAEVGCQGEVGSACAMAAAGLADVLGATPEQLENAAEIGLEHNLGLTCDPVGGLVQVPCIERNAIAAVKAINATQMALRGDGKHFISLDRVIRTMRDTGADMHDKYKETSRGGLAVSWVEC; via the coding sequence ATGGCTATCAGTGTTTTCGATCTCTTCAAAGTCGGCATCGGTCCGTCCAGTTCCCACACCGTCGGCCCGATGCGCGCTGCAGCGACCTTTGCCCAAGCACTGATTGAGCAGAATTTGCTGGCCGCCGTCCGTCGGGTCGAAATCCGCCTTTACGGTTCGCTTTCAGCCACCGGCGTCGGCCATGCCACCGACCGCGCCTGTGTCATGGGCCTGATGGGCGAATGGCCGGATAGCATCGACCCGACCACCATCGATTCGCGTATCCAGCACCTGCGGGAAACCGGCAAGCTGTCCCTGGCCGGCAAAGCGACCATCGCCTTCAACTGGCAGCACGATCTCCTGCTGCTCGACGAGAGCCTGCCCTACCACCCTAACGCCATGTCCCTGACAGCCTTCGGCGAAACCGGTGAGCTGTTCGAGCAGACGTACTACTCGGTGGGCGGCGGTTTCATCATCGACGCGGCCGAAGCCGAGTCCGGCATTGCGCCGGCCAGCGACGTTGTGCTGCCGTACGATTTCTCCAGCGCCGCCGAATTGCTCAAGCTCTGCAAACAGCACGGTCTACGGGTGTCCGAATTGATGATGGCCAATGAATTGGCCTGGCGCAGCGAAGCCGAAGTCCGTCAGGGCCTGTTGCACATCTGGTCGGTAATGCGCGAGTGCGTCGAGCAAGGCTTGCGTCACGAAGGCATCCTTCCCGGCGGTCTGAATGTTCCCCGCCGCGCCGCGAAATTGCATCGCAGCCTGTTGGAAATCGGCAAACCGAACGTCATCAGCTCCACCCTGTCGGCCATGGAATGGGTGAACCTGTTCGCCCTCGCCGTGAACGAAGAAAACGCCGCGGGCGGACGGATGGTCACCGCGCCTACAAACGGGGCGGCGGGGATCATTCCGGCCGTGCTGCACTACTACATGAAATTCAACCCGGACGCGTCGGACGATGACGTCGTGGCGTTCTTTTTGGGCGCGGCTGCCGTAGGCATTCTTTGTAAGAAAAACGCCTCGATTTCTGGCGCCGAAGTCGGCTGCCAAGGCGAGGTCGGCTCCGCCTGTGCCATGGCCGCCGCCGGTTTGGCCGACGTGCTCGGCGCCACCCCGGAACAACTGGAAAACGCCGCTGAAATCGGCCTGGAACACAACCTCGGCCTGACCTGCGATCCGGTCGGTGGTCTGGTGCAAGTGCCGTGCATCGAGCGCAACGCGATTGCCGCGGTGAAGGCGATCAACGCCACGCAAATGGCCCTGCGCGGTGACGGCAAACACTTCATTTCCCTGGACCGGGTGATCCGCACCATGCGCGATACCGGCGCCGACATGCACGACAAATACAAAGAAACTTCACGGGGCGGCCTGGCGGTTAGCTGGGTGGAGTGCTGA
- a CDS encoding phosphate-starvation-inducible protein PsiE: MKINWAENLRQNVHQLAESLGNLFVETFHYLALFAIGAVTAWAAVMEFIGMLEQGHIKIDDILLLFIYLELGAMVGIYFKTNHMPVRFLIYVAITALTRLLISNVSHHNPPDLGIIYLCGGILLLAFSILVVRYASSQFPSVKIEHPQRKIGAGSGEHPEVEKGEL, from the coding sequence GTGAAAATCAACTGGGCCGAGAACCTGCGGCAGAACGTGCACCAACTGGCCGAGTCCCTGGGCAACCTGTTCGTCGAGACCTTCCACTACCTGGCGCTGTTCGCCATCGGTGCGGTGACTGCCTGGGCGGCGGTCATGGAGTTCATCGGGATGCTGGAACAGGGGCACATCAAGATCGATGACATCCTGTTGCTGTTCATCTACCTGGAACTGGGGGCGATGGTCGGGATTTACTTCAAGACCAATCACATGCCGGTGCGGTTCCTGATCTACGTGGCGATCACCGCGCTGACACGGCTGCTGATCTCCAACGTCTCGCACCACAATCCGCCGGACCTGGGGATCATCTACCTGTGCGGCGGGATCCTGCTGCTGGCGTTTTCGATTCTGGTGGTGCGTTATGCCTCGTCGCAATTTCCTTCGGTGAAGATCGAACACCCGCAACGCAAGATCGGTGCGGGTTCCGGTGAACATCCCGAAGTGGAGAAGGGCGAGCTTTAA
- a CDS encoding dihydrolipoamide acetyltransferase family protein: protein MKYFKLPDLGEGLQEAEIVRWHVKVGDTVKADQLLVSVETAKALVDIPAPYDGVVAKTFGGEGDILHVGEPLLGYEGEADAGTVVGRLEGGGTNQEDAFFIGTAPSTREYLANRATPAVRQLARQLGVELSALVGSGQDGQITRSDVENAAQTERERFGGEKLRGVRRSMALNMARSHAEVVPVTIFGDADLHRWGQAREPLIRLAKAMAAACAVEPVLNSGFDGKTLSLKQHERLDLGIAVDTPDGLFVPVLRDVGNRTSADLKEGVMRLRADVQARSIPPKEMMGATLTLSNFGTLFGRYANPVVVPPQVAILAAGAIRDEPVAVEGAVAVHPILPLSLTFDHRVVTGGEAARFFKALVDALEQPDA from the coding sequence ATGAAATATTTCAAACTGCCGGATCTGGGCGAAGGCTTGCAGGAGGCGGAAATCGTCCGCTGGCACGTCAAGGTCGGCGATACCGTCAAGGCTGACCAATTGCTGGTGTCGGTGGAAACCGCCAAGGCGCTGGTGGACATTCCCGCGCCTTACGACGGCGTGGTGGCGAAAACCTTCGGCGGCGAGGGCGACATCCTGCATGTGGGGGAGCCGTTGCTCGGTTACGAAGGCGAAGCGGATGCGGGCACCGTGGTCGGACGGCTTGAGGGCGGCGGCACGAATCAGGAGGATGCCTTTTTTATCGGCACCGCGCCTTCGACCCGCGAATACCTGGCGAACCGCGCCACGCCAGCAGTGCGTCAATTGGCGCGACAACTGGGCGTTGAACTGAGCGCCTTGGTCGGCTCCGGCCAGGACGGTCAGATCACCCGCAGCGATGTGGAAAATGCGGCCCAGACGGAACGCGAGCGTTTCGGCGGTGAGAAGCTGCGCGGTGTGCGGCGCAGCATGGCGCTGAACATGGCCAGGTCCCATGCCGAAGTGGTGCCGGTGACGATTTTCGGCGATGCCGATCTGCATCGCTGGGGGCAGGCGCGAGAACCACTGATTCGTCTGGCCAAAGCCATGGCGGCGGCCTGCGCGGTGGAGCCAGTGCTCAATAGCGGCTTCGATGGCAAAACCCTGTCGCTCAAACAACACGAACGGCTCGACCTGGGCATTGCCGTGGATACACCGGACGGTTTGTTCGTGCCGGTGCTGCGCGATGTCGGCAATCGCACGTCGGCGGATTTGAAAGAAGGTGTGATGCGCCTGCGCGCCGATGTGCAGGCGCGTTCGATTCCGCCCAAGGAAATGATGGGTGCGACCCTGACTCTGTCGAATTTCGGCACCTTGTTCGGTCGCTACGCCAACCCGGTGGTGGTGCCGCCGCAAGTGGCGATCCTCGCCGCCGGGGCGATCCGCGATGAACCGGTGGCGGTCGAGGGGGCGGTGGCGGTGCATCCGATCCTGCCGCTGTCCCTGACCTTCGATCACCGCGTGGTCACCGGCGGCGAGGCGGCGCGGTTCTTCAAGGCGCTGGTCGACGCACTGGAGCAGCCTGACGCCTGA